The bacterium genomic interval CGGCGCAGGCGCTCCGCGAGGGGCTGCCGCTCGACGCCTTTCTCAACGTCAACATCCCGAAGAACCCGCGCGGCGTCCGCGCCGCGCGGCAGGGGCGGCGAGCCGCCCCGGTCGCGCTCGGCCGCAACGGCGCCGAGGCCGAGGGGCTGTTCGAGGTCGAGCTCAACGACGCGTGGCGCGCCGAGCCGGGGGCCGACCACGCGGCGGTCGCCGATGGGTTCGTCTCGGTCACGCCGCTCCACGCCGACCTGACCTTCCACCGCGCGCTCCCGGTCGTCGAGGGGTGGTCGCTGCGGCTGGAGGGGGAGCGTTGAAGCGCTTCGACCCGTTCGAGACCGTGCGGTCGAAGATGGTCGAGAAGCTGGCCGCGCAGGGGATCGGCGACCGGCGGACGCTCGACGCGATGGGGCAGGTGCCGCGGGAGCTGTTCGTCTCGCCGGCGCTGCGCGGCAAGGCCTACGAGGACGTGCGGCTGCCGATCGGCCTCGGGCAGACGATCAGCGCCCCCTCGACCGTGGCCCGCATGTCGGCGCTGGTGAACTCGCCCGACAAGAGTCGGGTGCTCGAGATCGGCGCCGGCAGCGGCTATCAGGCCGCGGTGCTCGGCGCGATGGGGTACATCGTTTATTCGGTCGAGCGTCACGCCCAACTGGCGCGCGAGGCGGCGGAGCGGATCGCCGACCTCGGACTGCTGAACGTCTCGATCAAGCACTTCGACGGCACCTACGGCTGGGCGGCCAACGCCCCGTACCGCGCGATCATCGTCACCGCCGCGGGGCCGGAGGTGCCGGTGCCGCTGCTGCGGCAGCTCGAGGACGTCGGCCGCCTCGTGATGCCGCTCGCGCGCGGCGCCGAGCAGCGGCTGGT includes:
- a CDS encoding protein-L-isoaspartate(D-aspartate) O-methyltransferase — its product is MKRFDPFETVRSKMVEKLAAQGIGDRRTLDAMGQVPRELFVSPALRGKAYEDVRLPIGLGQTISAPSTVARMSALVNSPDKSRVLEIGAGSGYQAAVLGAMGYIVYSVERHAQLAREAAERIADLGLLNVSIKHFDGTYGWAANAPYRAIIVTAAGPEVPVPLLRQLEDVGRLVMPLARGAEQRLVAIEREGARLRETDHGAVDFVPLIGRYGFAADDAAKR